A section of the Streptomyces sp. NBC_01591 genome encodes:
- a CDS encoding carbohydrate ABC transporter permease: protein MSLDQADPAALPAAGPATRKTGRAAGGAAGRRGHDRRAGRWWTPWLFLAPALLLFLYFKFIPMVSALTMSFQDVQPYLGNRWVGTENYSTVLQSGGFREAAWHTVVLAAGQTAGSMLLGLVLALLMEGQGRRLGFVRSAAFLPVVVPIAVVAELWRIMYHPTADGMLNSILGLVGFGPSGFINDPDTSMASIMLTGIWRGAPYDMMIFLAGLTSVDRGLYEAAKVDGASRLQRVWHVTVPGLRSVFSILFILAAIRGLRVFTEVFLLTNGGPDGSTEVVMTLIYKLGLEQNRLGVGAAGAVLLFIATLILTVVVHLLRRRESK, encoded by the coding sequence ATGAGTCTTGACCAGGCGGATCCGGCCGCCCTCCCGGCGGCCGGGCCCGCCACCCGGAAAACGGGCCGCGCGGCCGGCGGGGCCGCCGGCCGCCGCGGGCACGACCGCCGGGCGGGCCGGTGGTGGACGCCGTGGCTGTTCCTGGCCCCGGCACTGCTCCTCTTCCTGTACTTCAAGTTCATCCCCATGGTCAGCGCGCTGACCATGTCCTTCCAGGACGTCCAGCCCTATCTCGGCAACAGGTGGGTCGGCACCGAGAACTACTCCACGGTGCTCCAGTCCGGCGGCTTCCGTGAGGCCGCCTGGCACACCGTCGTCCTCGCCGCCGGGCAGACGGCCGGCTCGATGCTCCTCGGCCTCGTACTCGCGCTGCTGATGGAGGGGCAGGGCCGCCGGCTGGGCTTCGTACGGTCCGCCGCGTTCCTGCCGGTGGTGGTGCCGATCGCGGTCGTCGCCGAACTGTGGCGGATCATGTACCACCCGACCGCGGACGGCATGCTCAACTCCATCCTCGGCCTGGTGGGGTTCGGCCCCTCGGGATTCATCAACGACCCCGACACGTCGATGGCCTCCATCATGCTCACCGGTATCTGGCGGGGCGCCCCCTACGACATGATGATCTTCCTCGCCGGTCTCACCAGCGTGGACCGCGGACTGTACGAGGCCGCGAAGGTCGACGGCGCCTCCAGGCTGCAGCGGGTATGGCATGTGACGGTGCCCGGACTGCGGTCGGTGTTCTCGATCCTGTTCATCCTCGCCGCGATCCGCGGACTGCGCGTGTTCACCGAGGTGTTCCTGCTCACCAACGGCGGGCCCGACGGCTCCACCGAGGTCGTGATGACCCTGATCTACAAGCTCGGGCTGGAGCAGAACAGACTCGGCGTCGGCGCGGCGGGAGCCGTCCTGCTGTTCATCGCGACGCTGATCCTGACAGTCGTCGTCCACCTGCTGCGACGGAGAGAGAGCAAATGA
- a CDS encoding sugar ABC transporter substrate-binding protein, translating into MQRSRWIGAGVLASALVLTSCTSGPAGVDAKQDSKAPLELWTRTTPGGPGEQGALKLAAAFEKSTGYKVKVTAIFDDFETKLQQRAAQKNLPDIVMNDVTQLGAMHSQGLLREIDLDKIKNGKQAVGQGLDSGKSVDGKQFGLPYSAQASALLIRKDWREKLKLEVPQSWDDFAAMAEAFTTKDPDGDGKKNTYGLAAPLSTKRGYASWYFSNFLWAAGGDFITEAGGGKYKPAMTTKESVQAVQWFRDLGCRNKVIQPGAVTMETPPTNETFEAGRTGMFVVGPYLLPRFDETLGKDKYEVVPMPKGPKDATVLAEGGSIYLMAGSENMAGQDAFADFAISAEGQKTGMAGDTGFTVQLPVNKTVDISKVRPDPRWKTYAEIYQNSGRYAPSIPNWTPVRQTTAETVNALMADCDLDTGTKLKELDKQLADILKEQGIAAS; encoded by the coding sequence ATGCAGAGATCGCGGTGGATCGGTGCGGGTGTTCTCGCTTCCGCACTGGTCCTCACCAGCTGTACATCAGGGCCTGCGGGAGTGGATGCCAAGCAGGACTCGAAGGCACCGCTCGAACTGTGGACCCGGACGACACCGGGCGGACCGGGAGAGCAGGGAGCGCTCAAGCTCGCTGCCGCCTTCGAGAAGTCCACTGGCTACAAGGTCAAGGTCACAGCGATCTTCGACGACTTCGAGACCAAGCTGCAGCAGCGGGCCGCGCAGAAGAACCTCCCCGACATCGTCATGAACGATGTGACACAGCTCGGCGCCATGCACAGCCAGGGCCTGCTCCGGGAGATCGACCTGGACAAGATCAAGAACGGCAAGCAGGCCGTCGGCCAGGGGCTGGACTCCGGCAAGAGTGTGGACGGCAAGCAGTTCGGCCTGCCGTATTCGGCGCAGGCGTCCGCGCTGCTCATCCGCAAGGACTGGCGGGAGAAGCTGAAGCTCGAAGTCCCGCAGAGCTGGGACGACTTCGCCGCGATGGCCGAAGCCTTCACCACCAAGGACCCAGACGGCGACGGCAAGAAGAACACGTACGGTCTCGCCGCCCCGCTGTCCACCAAGCGCGGATACGCCTCCTGGTACTTCTCCAACTTCCTCTGGGCCGCGGGCGGAGACTTCATCACCGAGGCCGGGGGCGGCAAGTACAAGCCCGCGATGACCACGAAGGAATCGGTGCAGGCCGTGCAGTGGTTCCGTGACCTCGGTTGCAGGAACAAGGTCATCCAGCCGGGCGCCGTGACCATGGAGACCCCGCCCACCAACGAGACGTTCGAGGCGGGCCGGACCGGCATGTTCGTCGTCGGCCCGTATCTGCTGCCCCGCTTCGACGAGACCCTCGGCAAGGACAAGTACGAGGTCGTCCCGATGCCCAAGGGCCCGAAGGACGCCACCGTGCTGGCCGAGGGCGGGTCCATCTACCTGATGGCGGGCTCCGAGAACATGGCGGGCCAGGACGCCTTCGCCGACTTCGCCATCTCCGCCGAGGGCCAGAAGACCGGGATGGCGGGTGACACCGGCTTCACCGTGCAGCTGCCCGTCAACAAGACGGTGGACATCTCCAAGGTCCGTCCCGACCCCCGCTGGAAGACCTACGCCGAGATCTACCAGAACTCCGGTCGGTACGCGCCGTCCATCCCGAACTGGACTCCCGTCCGGCAGACGACCGCGGAGACCGTCAACGCGCTGATGGCCGACTGCGACCTGGACACCGGGACCAAGCTGAAGGAGCTCGACAAGCAGCTCGCCGACATCCTCAAGGAACAGGGAATCGCCGCGTCATGA
- a CDS encoding carbohydrate ABC transporter permease yields MNAPTETALGLTESRSPGGRILKAVTYLLVLIVFAGPLLALLVSAFSQVKDPTQLSVIPSGATLDNFRIAFDQGVLAYLLNSFFVVGFGLLLQVAVSVLAGYALARKRFPGMTLVLVAILATLMLPEEILALPLSVILSDLPVIHFNLIGTLAGMIVPLGAWGFSILVMTEFMKDVPRELEEAARIDGAGDLRIFAQIILPMCKPALGVIGVFGFTMIWDQYLLPLLVSTDSSSYTLPLALRTLRIDPAVTPGVVMAASLLALLPSVIVFLFFQRSFVHGLSSGALKG; encoded by the coding sequence ATGAACGCGCCGACCGAGACCGCGCTGGGCCTGACGGAGAGCCGCAGCCCGGGCGGGCGGATCCTGAAGGCCGTCACCTACCTGCTGGTCCTGATCGTCTTCGCCGGGCCCCTGCTGGCCCTGCTGGTCAGCGCCTTCAGCCAGGTCAAGGACCCGACCCAGCTGAGCGTCATCCCCTCGGGCGCCACTCTGGACAACTTCAGGATCGCCTTCGACCAGGGCGTGCTCGCGTACCTGCTGAACTCCTTCTTCGTGGTCGGCTTCGGGCTGCTGCTCCAAGTGGCCGTCTCCGTCCTGGCCGGGTACGCACTGGCCAGGAAACGCTTCCCGGGGATGACGCTGGTACTCGTCGCCATCCTCGCGACACTGATGCTGCCCGAGGAGATCCTGGCCCTCCCGCTGTCCGTGATCCTCTCCGACCTGCCGGTCATCCACTTCAACCTCATCGGCACCCTGGCCGGAATGATCGTCCCGCTGGGCGCCTGGGGGTTCTCCATACTCGTGATGACCGAGTTCATGAAGGACGTGCCCCGGGAGCTCGAAGAGGCCGCCCGTATCGACGGCGCCGGCGACCTGCGCATCTTCGCCCAGATCATCCTGCCGATGTGCAAGCCCGCGCTCGGGGTCATCGGAGTCTTCGGCTTCACCATGATCTGGGACCAGTACCTGCTGCCCCTCCTGGTCTCCACCGACTCCTCCTCGTACACGCTCCCGCTGGCGCTGCGAACCCTGCGGATCGACCCCGCAGTCACTCCCGGAGTGGTGATGGCCGCCTCCCTGCTGGCCCTGCTCCCCTCCGTGATCGTCTTCCTGTTCTTCCAGCGTTCCTTCGTGCATGGCCTGTCCTCCGGTGCCCTGAAGGGCTGA